One Thalassotalea atypica DNA window includes the following coding sequences:
- a CDS encoding LURP-one-related/scramblase family protein, with product MRYVMRQKLFSLRDSFEITDEHEQLAFTAKSKFLSIKKSFTLKDHHEIEIAFIKQQLFAIKPKFEFTNPEGQKALLKKHFFPLFSHKFSLFFGREKIEIEGNIWAHEYQFSLNGQVIAEISKKWFSWSDTYGVDIYEEQFNWLVMSTVIAIDCIIHDDKNSNFDVG from the coding sequence ATGCGTTATGTCATGCGCCAAAAGCTTTTTAGCTTAAGAGATAGCTTTGAAATCACGGACGAACATGAACAGCTAGCGTTTACGGCCAAAAGTAAGTTTTTAAGTATAAAAAAATCTTTTACCCTTAAAGATCATCATGAAATTGAAATCGCTTTTATCAAGCAGCAACTGTTTGCCATAAAGCCAAAATTTGAGTTTACCAACCCAGAAGGTCAAAAAGCGTTGTTGAAAAAGCATTTTTTTCCTTTATTTAGTCATAAATTCAGTTTGTTTTTTGGTCGCGAGAAAATTGAAATAGAAGGAAATATTTGGGCGCATGAATATCAGTTTTCTTTGAATGGCCAAGTTATCGCTGAAATATCAAAAAAATGGTTTTCTTGGTCAGACACTTATGGTGTTGATATTTATGAGGAACAATTTAACTGGCTAGTGATGTCAACGGTTATCGCCATTGATTGCATAATCCACGACGATAAAAACAGTAACTTTGATGTTGGCTAA
- a CDS encoding AmpG family muropeptide MFS transporter, which produces MSKPHTILQTLQYFKDRRLLTIFCFGIASGYPWVMIGSAMSGWLKDEGLSRSSIGLFGLIFLVYSINFLWSPLVDRLKVPVLHRLLGQRRSWICITQAIIVILCLLLTQLNVSQQLSTMALYGLIIAIAGATQDIAIDAYRIDILNDKDKNVLAAGSAMATAGWWTGFAGLGSVPFLLVDSPNWQWSEAYWVLAALMAILTITALVVKEPQSQREELQNRIQQQYASIVPNQQFKAVSVLFLLTLLITCVCLKVFSTSSVLDQLLLSQYPTASFSIFIFAIVALFIRQLTQLNAVVSSQIGISNNHTDPIPNRFHHFVAWLLTTLVAPIQEFFDRNGTKLALSILLFIFLFKLGEAYLGRMSIVFYREVGFSNADIAYYSKLINWSVTIVFSLIGSVFTIRYGILKGLFIGGIAMASSNLLFALIAMVGPNKALLAFTVFIDGFTSAWGSVAFVALLSVLCNHTFTASQYALMASLGTFGRVTLGSYSGIIVDWLDGNWSLFFVLTALMVIPSLLFLYSIRKPLNALIIKNGQENTT; this is translated from the coding sequence ATGTCTAAACCTCATACAATTCTCCAAACGCTGCAGTATTTTAAAGATCGACGACTGCTTACAATATTTTGCTTTGGTATCGCCAGTGGATATCCATGGGTAATGATCGGCTCTGCCATGTCAGGCTGGCTGAAAGACGAAGGCTTATCTCGCTCCAGTATTGGCTTGTTTGGCTTAATATTTTTGGTGTATAGCATTAATTTTTTATGGTCGCCGTTAGTTGATCGACTGAAAGTGCCTGTTCTTCATCGCTTGCTCGGCCAACGCCGAAGCTGGATATGTATCACACAAGCGATTATTGTTATCTTGTGCTTACTGCTCACTCAGCTAAATGTTAGTCAACAATTAAGTACGATGGCGCTTTATGGCTTGATCATCGCTATAGCTGGTGCGACACAAGATATAGCCATTGACGCCTATCGTATTGATATACTCAATGATAAGGATAAAAACGTCTTAGCAGCAGGTTCAGCTATGGCAACAGCTGGTTGGTGGACTGGATTTGCAGGGCTAGGCAGTGTCCCATTTTTACTGGTTGACTCACCGAACTGGCAATGGTCTGAAGCCTACTGGGTGTTAGCCGCCCTCATGGCAATATTGACAATCACAGCATTAGTTGTAAAAGAGCCCCAAAGCCAACGAGAAGAGCTGCAAAACCGTATTCAACAGCAATATGCGAGTATTGTCCCTAATCAACAATTCAAAGCGGTTAGTGTATTGTTTTTGCTTACGTTATTAATTACTTGTGTTTGTTTGAAGGTATTTTCTACTAGCAGCGTGCTAGACCAACTATTGCTGAGCCAATATCCGACAGCAAGCTTTTCAATCTTCATTTTTGCCATAGTTGCATTGTTTATTAGACAATTAACTCAACTCAATGCTGTTGTTTCATCACAAATTGGTATCTCCAACAATCACACCGACCCAATACCAAACCGGTTTCATCACTTTGTTGCCTGGTTATTAACGACCTTAGTGGCTCCAATTCAAGAGTTTTTTGATCGCAACGGCACCAAACTCGCGCTATCTATTTTATTGTTTATATTCTTATTTAAGTTAGGTGAAGCCTACCTAGGTCGTATGTCGATCGTTTTTTATCGCGAAGTAGGTTTTTCAAACGCAGACATTGCTTATTATTCGAAACTGATCAATTGGTCGGTGACTATCGTGTTTTCTTTAATTGGCAGTGTATTCACCATACGTTATGGTATTTTAAAAGGATTATTTATTGGTGGTATTGCCATGGCATCTAGCAACCTGTTGTTCGCTTTAATCGCTATGGTTGGTCCAAATAAAGCACTCCTTGCTTTTACCGTGTTCATTGACGGGTTCACATCAGCTTGGGGCTCTGTTGCCTTCGTTGCATTGCTGTCAGTTCTTTGCAATCATACTTTTACCGCAAGTCAGTATGCACTGATGGCATCATTAGGTACATTTGGCCGCGTCACGTTAGGCTCATATTCAGGTATCATTGTTGATTGGCTAGACGGTAACTGGTCTTTATTTTTCGTTCTGACCGCGTTAATGGTCATTCCTAGTTTATTGTTCTTATACAGTATTCGAAAACCACTCAATGCACTGATAATCAAAAATGGGCAGGAAAATACAACATAG
- a CDS encoding peptidylprolyl isomerase: MRNLFLALIIAFFSCHIFAESIEIDPDNLFPKVKFETSKGVIIVELDRIKAPLTVNNFLTYVVEGEFNNTIFHRVIGDFIAQGGGYDKDFNMRKVKADIVNESGNGLKNEEGTIAMAKESQPHTANRQFFFNLADNTNLDPGRGWGYTVFGEIVDGLEVMHAIGSVETDYDDNMGWDDVPKEPIILTKVTLLPVE; the protein is encoded by the coding sequence ATGAGAAACTTATTTTTGGCTTTAATTATCGCCTTTTTCAGCTGTCATATTTTTGCAGAGAGTATCGAAATTGATCCTGATAACTTATTTCCAAAAGTAAAATTTGAAACCTCAAAGGGCGTTATTATTGTCGAGTTAGACCGGATAAAAGCACCATTGACTGTGAATAACTTTTTAACTTATGTTGTTGAAGGAGAGTTTAACAACACCATATTTCATCGCGTTATTGGCGACTTTATAGCACAAGGAGGTGGCTACGATAAAGACTTCAACATGAGAAAGGTCAAAGCGGATATTGTCAATGAGTCAGGCAATGGCCTTAAAAACGAAGAAGGCACTATTGCCATGGCAAAAGAAAGTCAGCCTCATACTGCTAACCGACAGTTTTTTTTCAACTTGGCAGACAACACAAATTTAGATCCTGGGCGAGGTTGGGGCTATACCGTATTTGGCGAAATCGTTGATGGACTTGAGGTAATGCATGCCATTGGCTCGGTTGAAACTGATTACGACGACAACATGGGCTGGGACGATGTCCCCAAAGAGCCCATTATATTGACTAAGGTCACTTTACTCCCCGTTGAGTAA
- a CDS encoding YajG family lipoprotein, with protein sequence MKSIAPLFLSAVLIACGSTPSSIIIAPQVYAPIQSLYHNQSVQLSITDLRRQHHVIQVLKKDQAAKLYSPANDLASILNQSLTTEWKNQGLAVNDFANITMNVYIDAALVSVQQETVKYQANSEIRLRIEINKAEKTLTNHFKSKGSSNGPLFADVAVLERDFNQQLGKVIAEILSNNDIQHFINH encoded by the coding sequence ATGAAATCTATAGCTCCGTTATTTCTTAGCGCTGTACTTATCGCGTGCGGCTCTACTCCTTCGAGTATCATCATAGCACCACAAGTTTATGCGCCGATACAAAGCCTATATCATAATCAATCCGTGCAACTAAGTATCACCGATCTACGTCGACAACATCACGTGATCCAAGTGCTTAAGAAAGATCAAGCCGCCAAATTATACTCTCCCGCTAATGACTTGGCATCGATACTCAATCAATCATTAACAACTGAATGGAAAAACCAAGGCCTTGCTGTCAATGATTTTGCGAATATCACAATGAATGTTTACATTGATGCTGCATTAGTCAGTGTCCAACAAGAAACCGTTAAGTATCAAGCGAATAGTGAGATTCGTCTACGCATAGAAATTAACAAAGCTGAAAAGACGTTAACCAACCACTTTAAATCTAAAGGCTCTAGCAATGGACCATTGTTTGCTGATGTTGCCGTGCTCGAACGAGATTTTAATCAACAACTCGGTAAGGTCATTGCGGAAATACTTAGCAATAACGACATCCAACATTTCATCAACCACTGA
- a CDS encoding methyltransferase gives MLSPFIINDKNLFLDRFPLGQVNRSLQAWDATDEYLINHVQENNEQSSPLHIVVFNDSFGALSCNLTQHQVTIATDSYLSEQGIRHNIEQNNLEADQIKIISSLDPLPSDIDLILYRIPKSKSLMIEQLYRINQQYIEASADTQLNKPSFVAGAKAKEIHSSTLKEFEKLLGTTKTSLAVKKSRLVFSALDRKITNQSINKNNLCATWILEKTNFSIANLANVFAREKLDIGARLMLKHLPKLKSEQHAIDLGCGNGVLGLTLLANNEDVQVSFRDESYMAVESARLNVTQNLPTKIDAANFIVGDCLTEAAPNSADVIVCNPPFHQQHATTDHIAWQMFNESFKVLKKGGELRIVGNRQLGYHVKLKRIFGNSTVIASDDKFVILSAIKK, from the coding sequence ATGCTCAGCCCGTTTATTATTAATGATAAAAACCTTTTTCTTGACCGTTTCCCTCTCGGACAAGTCAATCGAAGTTTACAAGCGTGGGATGCTACCGATGAATACCTGATTAATCATGTTCAAGAAAATAATGAGCAATCATCGCCTTTACACATTGTAGTTTTTAACGATAGTTTTGGCGCATTAAGCTGCAACTTAACTCAGCATCAGGTCACAATTGCCACCGATTCATACCTGAGCGAGCAGGGCATTAGACACAATATCGAGCAAAATAATCTAGAAGCTGATCAAATCAAAATAATTTCATCCTTAGATCCTTTGCCTTCCGATATCGATTTAATTCTGTATCGCATCCCCAAAAGCAAATCCTTGATGATTGAGCAACTCTATCGCATTAATCAACAATATATTGAAGCATCAGCTGATACGCAATTAAACAAACCCTCCTTTGTCGCTGGCGCCAAAGCTAAAGAAATTCATAGCTCAACATTAAAAGAGTTTGAAAAGTTACTCGGTACAACTAAAACATCACTGGCCGTTAAAAAATCACGTCTGGTTTTTTCCGCATTAGATCGAAAAATAACGAACCAATCTATAAATAAAAATAACTTATGCGCCACTTGGATACTTGAAAAAACAAATTTTAGCATTGCTAATCTAGCTAACGTGTTTGCGCGTGAAAAACTAGACATTGGTGCTCGCTTAATGCTTAAGCATTTGCCTAAGCTGAAAAGCGAACAGCATGCCATTGATCTTGGTTGCGGCAATGGTGTGCTCGGTTTAACCCTACTAGCGAATAATGAAGACGTGCAAGTGTCTTTTAGAGATGAATCATACATGGCGGTAGAATCAGCTCGCCTTAATGTGACTCAAAATTTACCCACTAAAATTGACGCCGCAAACTTTATTGTCGGTGACTGTTTGACTGAAGCAGCGCCTAACAGTGCTGACGTTATTGTCTGTAATCCGCCCTTTCATCAACAACATGCAACAACAGATCATATCGCTTGGCAAATGTTTAACGAAAGCTTTAAAGTACTTAAAAAAGGCGGCGAATTAAGAATAGTTGGTAATCGACAGTTGGGTTATCACGTTAAACTTAAACGCATTTTTGGCAACAGTACCGTTATCGCCAGCGATGACAAATTTGTAATTTTATCGGCAATCAAAAAATGA
- a CDS encoding alpha-ketoglutarate-dependent dioxygenase AlkB family protein, translated as MSAPDAQLSFFPQFISPAKSRMLFAQLLSELHWRQDEIMIYGKPVTLPRLQALYSDNNLNYAYSGLTMTSRPMNDCLITLKQVIEKSTGYHFNAVLANLYRDGEDCVGWHSDDEAELGVDPVIASLSLGDTRNFQLKHKTNGKKLNIDLTSGSLLIMAGKTQQYWSHCLPRTKRVKSSRINLTFREIISQ; from the coding sequence ATTTCAGCGCCCGATGCCCAGCTATCATTTTTTCCGCAATTCATATCGCCTGCAAAAAGCCGTATGTTGTTTGCACAATTACTTAGCGAGCTTCATTGGCGCCAAGATGAAATTATGATTTATGGCAAGCCTGTCACTCTTCCTCGCTTGCAAGCTTTGTACAGTGACAATAATCTTAACTACGCCTACTCTGGTTTAACAATGACATCACGGCCAATGAATGATTGTTTAATTACATTGAAACAAGTTATCGAAAAATCTACTGGATATCACTTTAATGCTGTACTGGCTAATCTATATCGAGATGGTGAAGATTGTGTTGGGTGGCACAGCGATGATGAAGCTGAGCTAGGAGTAGATCCCGTGATTGCGTCATTATCACTTGGAGATACACGGAATTTTCAGCTAAAACATAAAACTAACGGTAAGAAACTCAACATAGATCTAACCTCTGGTAGCTTGTTAATCATGGCGGGTAAGACCCAACAATATTGGAGCCATTGTTTACCTCGAACAAAACGCGTAAAATCGTCGCGCATTAACTTAACCTTTCGAGAAATTATTTCCCAATAA
- the bolA gene encoding transcriptional regulator BolA, producing MTIESIIEEKLLSAFSPLHLDVVNESHQHNVPPGSESHFKVIIVSSNFEGERLIKRHRAINQILATELAEHIHALALHTYTEKEWQDYYADNTPLSPKCLGGSKTTA from the coding sequence ATGACCATTGAATCAATTATCGAAGAAAAACTACTGTCTGCCTTTTCGCCACTTCATCTAGATGTTGTCAACGAAAGTCATCAGCATAATGTTCCGCCAGGCAGTGAATCACACTTTAAAGTTATTATTGTCTCAAGCAATTTTGAAGGTGAACGGTTGATTAAGCGTCACCGTGCCATAAATCAAATACTAGCAACGGAGCTTGCTGAGCATATCCATGCATTGGCGTTACATACCTACACAGAAAAAGAGTGGCAAGATTACTACGCCGATAATACACCATTGTCTCCAAAATGCTTAGGTGGCTCAAAAACTACCGCATAA
- a CDS encoding TRAP transporter small permease subunit encodes MKWLPKTIALIDALTEFLGRIIAWLTLVMVITMFAIVVLRYGFNIGWIAMQESVLYLHGIIFMLGAAYTLKADGHVRVDIFYHRFSAKQKAIVDLFGTILLLLPVTIFIFMISFDYVANSWHILEKSPEAGGLPFVYLGKSLLLVLAVTLALQGLAELARNMQLLLSSSQSQQKGNPPVVAKSLKEKK; translated from the coding sequence ATGAAATGGTTGCCTAAAACCATCGCACTTATAGATGCACTGACAGAATTTCTGGGGCGAATTATTGCTTGGTTAACTTTAGTCATGGTGATCACCATGTTTGCTATTGTCGTTTTGCGTTATGGGTTTAACATCGGCTGGATCGCCATGCAAGAATCTGTTTTATATCTTCACGGCATTATTTTTATGCTAGGTGCTGCTTACACCTTAAAAGCTGATGGCCACGTGCGTGTTGATATTTTTTATCATCGCTTTAGCGCCAAACAGAAGGCGATAGTCGATCTTTTCGGCACAATATTGTTATTGCTTCCTGTTACGATCTTTATCTTCATGATCAGTTTTGATTATGTCGCAAACAGTTGGCATATATTAGAAAAATCACCTGAAGCAGGTGGACTGCCTTTCGTCTATTTAGGCAAAAGCTTGTTGCTTGTATTGGCTGTTACCCTAGCGTTACAAGGATTAGCTGAATTAGCACGAAATATGCAATTGCTGCTTTCTTCATCACAAAGCCAACAAAAAGGTAATCCCCCTGTTGTAGCCAAATCATTAAAGGAGAAAAAGTAA
- a CDS encoding TRAP transporter large permease codes for MEYIAILMFVVVCLVLLLGYPVALSLAGTALLFAGIGISVGEFEAAFLSALPSRLYGVVNNQTLLAVPFFVFMGAMLERSKIAENLLNAMSLLFGRFNGGLGISVTLVGMLLAASTGIVGATVVTMGLLSLPTMLKRGYDPKFSTGIICATGTLGQIIPPSIALVLLGDVLSSAYQQAQLNIGIFNPETVSVGDLFAGAVIPGLILVALYMGYCIYVAITRPESVPKISREDIEGLDESKSLIPLMLNALVPPILLMTAVLGSILGGFATPTEAAGVGAMGATLLALWQKQVTKSNLQAVMQSTVKITSMVFLILIGASLFSLVFRGFGGEELVHSLFEGMPGGVVGATIIVMLVIFLLGFILDFIEITFVVVPIVAPILLAMGLDPIWLGIMIAINLQTSFLTPPFGFALFYLRGVADKAVKTTDIYKGVIPFILLQLLLLGALAIWPALVTWLPELIYG; via the coding sequence ATGGAGTATATTGCTATTCTCATGTTTGTGGTTGTTTGCTTGGTTTTACTGTTAGGTTATCCGGTTGCACTGTCTTTGGCTGGCACTGCGCTGTTGTTTGCTGGTATTGGTATTTCAGTGGGAGAATTTGAAGCAGCATTCTTAAGTGCCTTGCCGAGCCGTTTATACGGCGTTGTCAATAATCAGACGTTGCTGGCAGTACCTTTTTTCGTGTTTATGGGCGCCATGCTAGAACGCTCAAAAATAGCAGAGAATTTACTTAATGCGATGTCTTTGTTGTTTGGGCGATTTAATGGCGGCTTGGGTATTTCAGTGACTTTAGTGGGCATGTTACTTGCGGCTAGTACTGGTATTGTTGGTGCGACAGTAGTAACCATGGGCTTATTGTCTTTACCTACCATGCTAAAGCGTGGTTATGATCCTAAGTTTTCTACCGGAATTATTTGTGCGACAGGCACTTTAGGTCAAATTATTCCACCTTCTATCGCTCTTGTTTTACTTGGGGATGTACTTTCCAGTGCCTATCAACAAGCACAATTAAATATAGGGATTTTTAATCCTGAAACTGTATCTGTAGGTGATCTTTTTGCTGGGGCCGTTATCCCAGGTCTCATTCTAGTGGCACTTTATATGGGCTACTGCATATATGTTGCAATCACTCGGCCAGAATCAGTACCTAAAATTTCAAGAGAAGATATTGAAGGATTGGATGAATCAAAAAGTTTAATCCCATTGATGTTAAATGCATTAGTGCCGCCTATCTTATTAATGACAGCGGTATTAGGCTCAATTCTTGGTGGGTTTGCCACGCCGACAGAAGCCGCAGGTGTCGGCGCAATGGGCGCTACATTGCTTGCGTTATGGCAAAAACAAGTCACAAAAAGCAACCTACAAGCCGTTATGCAGAGCACGGTAAAAATAACATCGATGGTTTTTTTGATCCTGATCGGCGCAAGTTTATTCTCACTTGTTTTCAGAGGTTTTGGCGGTGAGGAGCTTGTTCATAGTTTATTTGAAGGTATGCCAGGCGGTGTTGTTGGCGCCACAATTATAGTGATGTTAGTGATTTTTTTACTGGGCTTTATCTTAGATTTTATTGAGATTACATTTGTTGTCGTACCAATCGTTGCGCCGATATTATTGGCAATGGGGCTTGATCCTATCTGGCTTGGTATTATGATAGCGATTAACTTACAAACGTCTTTCCTAACACCCCCTTTCGGTTTTGCGCTATTTTACCTTAGAGGGGTTGCAGATAAAGCTGTTAAAACGACAGATATTTACAAGGGAGTGATCCCATTTATTTTGTTGCAACTACTATTATTGGGCGCGTTAGCAATATGGCCAGCGTTAGTGACTTGGTTACCTGAACTTATTTACGGATAA
- a CDS encoding TRAP transporter substrate-binding protein, producing the protein MKKTIRKIGILMATTLLLSACGEKEGLADSTVKADVKTYQWKMVTSWPKNFPGLGVAPEKFSQYVDEMSGGRLTVQVYGAGELVPGFEVFDAVSQGTVQMGHSGSYYWKGKIPSSPLFGAIPFGMTATELNAWLHYGGGLELWREMYKPFGIVPMAGGNSGAQFAGWFKKEIHTMDDLKGLKMRIPGLAGEVLKRAGAIPVTLTGGEIFSSLQSGAIDATEWVGPYNDLAFGFHQAAEYYYSSIWHEPGTGLEFLINEAALNELPKDLQKIVEVAARAVNEDTLDEYNARNNNALIALQEKHGVKLRQLPVSVLTELKAITKQVMKEQAEADPGFSKVWQSYSEFMTSIRSYHDLTLKEYFKNR; encoded by the coding sequence ATGAAAAAAACAATAAGAAAAATAGGAATATTGATGGCGACAACATTGTTGCTTTCTGCCTGTGGAGAGAAAGAGGGCCTAGCAGACTCAACGGTGAAAGCGGACGTTAAAACCTATCAATGGAAAATGGTGACTTCTTGGCCAAAGAACTTTCCTGGTTTAGGAGTCGCACCTGAGAAGTTTTCTCAGTATGTAGATGAAATGAGTGGGGGCAGGTTAACCGTGCAAGTTTATGGTGCGGGTGAGCTAGTACCTGGTTTCGAAGTTTTTGACGCTGTATCGCAAGGAACAGTGCAAATGGGACATAGTGGCTCCTATTACTGGAAAGGAAAAATTCCTTCTTCGCCACTTTTTGGCGCGATTCCATTTGGAATGACGGCAACTGAGCTAAACGCGTGGTTACATTATGGTGGCGGTTTAGAGCTTTGGCGTGAAATGTATAAACCGTTTGGCATAGTACCTATGGCGGGCGGTAATTCTGGTGCACAGTTTGCCGGTTGGTTTAAAAAAGAAATTCACACCATGGATGATTTAAAAGGATTAAAGATGCGCATCCCAGGTTTGGCTGGTGAAGTGCTAAAACGTGCCGGAGCTATTCCGGTGACATTAACTGGCGGTGAAATATTTTCATCACTGCAAAGCGGCGCGATTGACGCCACCGAATGGGTGGGGCCGTACAATGATCTTGCCTTTGGTTTTCACCAAGCGGCCGAGTACTATTATTCTTCAATTTGGCATGAGCCAGGAACGGGCTTAGAATTCTTAATTAACGAAGCAGCATTAAATGAACTACCCAAAGACTTGCAAAAAATTGTTGAAGTGGCAGCAAGGGCAGTTAATGAAGATACGCTAGATGAATACAATGCGCGAAACAACAATGCGCTAATTGCATTACAAGAAAAGCACGGCGTGAAATTGCGTCAATTACCAGTATCTGTTTTGACGGAGTTAAAAGCCATCACTAAGCAAGTCATGAAAGAGCAAGCTGAGGCGGATCCCGGCTTTTCAAAAGTATGGCAATCGTATAGCGAATTCATGACGTCAATTCGAAGCTATCATGATCTGACACTTAAAGAGTATTTCAAAAACCGGTAA
- the fabV gene encoding enoyl-ACP reductase FabV, whose protein sequence is MVIKPKIRGFICTNAHPAGCEAHVNEQIAYVKSQTQADSKPKNVLVIGASTGYGLASRITAAFGNNAKTLGIFFEKEPTERKTASAGWYNTAAFQKAADEAGIWSKNINGDAFSHDIKAKAIDVIKEDLGQIDLVIYSLASPRRTDPDTGEVYSSTLKPIGESVTTKNLNTSKRIIDSVSIEAANEAEIQGTIDVMGGADWELWIKALGDAGVLAEGFKTTAYTYIGKKLTWPIYGHATIGRAKEDLDRAAAAITDSTSAIAGKAYVTSLNAVVTQASSAIPIMPLYISAMFKVMKSDGTYQGCIEQIQDLFRENLYSNSPRLDEAGRLSQNYRELEDSVQERVQHVWDNVDTDTIDEMTDYNSYHQEFLKLFGFDVAGVDYDADVSPLAEINNLV, encoded by the coding sequence ATGGTCATCAAACCAAAAATTCGTGGTTTTATCTGTACAAACGCACATCCTGCCGGTTGTGAAGCGCACGTTAATGAACAAATCGCCTATGTTAAAAGTCAAACTCAGGCTGATAGTAAGCCAAAAAATGTGTTAGTGATTGGTGCATCTACCGGCTACGGTTTAGCTTCACGTATTACTGCCGCTTTTGGTAACAATGCTAAAACACTTGGTATCTTTTTTGAGAAAGAGCCTACCGAGCGAAAAACGGCTAGTGCTGGCTGGTACAATACCGCCGCATTTCAAAAGGCTGCAGATGAAGCGGGCATTTGGTCAAAAAATATCAACGGTGATGCGTTCTCTCATGACATTAAAGCAAAAGCGATTGATGTGATTAAAGAAGATTTAGGTCAAATTGATTTGGTGATATACAGCTTAGCGTCTCCGCGTAGAACAGATCCGGACACGGGTGAAGTTTATTCTTCAACACTAAAGCCGATTGGCGAAAGCGTTACTACCAAGAATTTAAATACGTCTAAGCGTATCATTGACTCTGTTAGTATTGAAGCAGCCAATGAAGCTGAAATCCAAGGCACTATCGATGTTATGGGCGGCGCTGATTGGGAATTATGGATCAAAGCACTAGGTGATGCAGGTGTATTGGCTGAAGGTTTTAAAACGACTGCTTATACTTATATCGGTAAAAAGTTGACTTGGCCAATTTATGGTCATGCAACAATCGGTCGTGCAAAAGAAGATTTAGACCGTGCAGCTGCGGCGATCACTGACAGCACAAGTGCTATTGCCGGCAAAGCCTATGTTACTTCACTAAATGCTGTGGTTACGCAAGCAAGCTCAGCCATACCGATCATGCCACTTTATATTTCAGCAATGTTTAAAGTAATGAAGTCAGACGGTACGTATCAAGGTTGTATTGAACAAATTCAAGATTTGTTCCGAGAAAACTTATACAGCAATAGTCCTCGTTTAGATGAAGCAGGGCGTTTGAGCCAAAACTATCGTGAACTTGAAGACAGCGTACAAGAACGTGTGCAACATGTTTGGGATAACGTTGATACTGATACGATTGATGAAATGACCGACTACAACAGCTATCATCAAGAGTTCTTAAAGTTATTTGGCTTTGATGTTGCAGGTGTTGATTACGACGCAGATGTTAGTCCGTTGGCTGAAATTAACAACCTAGTCTAG